In the genome of Acidobacteriota bacterium, one region contains:
- a CDS encoding enoyl-CoA hydratase/isomerase family protein, protein MAHEYLLVERDGSVLTIVLNRPTVLNALNARMIEELDDALADADADASIGAVVLTGAGDRAFSAGADLREIVQDGPAGAHVRARRAHAVFTRIERLRMPVIAAINGLALGGGCELALACALRLASMGATFGQPEIGLGLIPGYGATVRLPRLVGRGTALELLLTGEPIAADEAWRVGLVNRVVPAGDLRSAAHALAMSLAAQPRLAMRYLLEAVAAGLEMPADVARDHEATLFGLVCATDDMREGVSAFLDRRRPEYRGR, encoded by the coding sequence ATGGCCCACGAGTACCTGCTCGTCGAGCGCGACGGCAGCGTCCTGACCATCGTCCTCAACCGACCGACCGTCCTGAACGCGCTCAATGCGCGGATGATCGAGGAGCTCGACGACGCGCTGGCGGACGCCGACGCCGACGCGTCGATCGGTGCCGTCGTGCTCACCGGGGCCGGCGATCGGGCGTTCTCCGCCGGCGCCGACCTTCGCGAGATCGTGCAGGACGGCCCGGCCGGCGCGCACGTGCGGGCCAGGCGCGCGCACGCCGTGTTCACCCGGATCGAGCGGCTGCGCATGCCCGTGATCGCGGCGATCAACGGCCTGGCCCTCGGCGGGGGCTGCGAGCTGGCGCTCGCGTGCGCGCTGCGGCTGGCGTCGATGGGCGCGACGTTCGGCCAGCCGGAGATCGGGCTCGGCCTGATTCCCGGTTACGGCGCGACGGTGCGCCTGCCGCGGCTCGTCGGCCGCGGCACCGCGCTCGAGCTGCTGCTCACCGGTGAGCCGATCGCCGCCGACGAAGCCTGGCGCGTCGGGCTCGTCAACCGGGTCGTGCCAGCGGGCGACCTGCGGAGCGCCGCGCACGCGCTCGCGATGTCGCTGGCGGCGCAGCCGAGGCTCGCGATGCGCTACCTGCTGGAGGCGGTCGCCGCCGGCCTGGAGATGCCGGCCGACGTCGCCCGCGATCACGAGGCGACGCTCTTCGGTCTCGTGTGCGCGACCGACGACATGCGCGAAGGCGTTTCTGCGTTTCTCGATCGGCGTCGTCCGGAGTACCGCGGCCGATGA
- a CDS encoding VanZ family protein: MALIFGTSSIPNLQHLPGDVSDKTAHFAAYAVLAALLLWGTSNVRWAGVGWRSGLLAIAGAAAYGVFDELHQAFVPGRSTSFDDWVADVSGASAAVLVLAAIARVLTRSARAV; this comes from the coding sequence ATGGCGCTGATCTTCGGCACGTCGAGCATTCCCAACCTCCAACACCTGCCGGGCGACGTATCGGACAAGACTGCGCACTTCGCGGCGTACGCGGTGCTGGCCGCGCTGCTGCTCTGGGGCACGTCGAACGTGCGCTGGGCCGGCGTCGGCTGGCGCAGCGGGCTGCTGGCGATCGCCGGCGCGGCTGCCTACGGCGTGTTCGACGAGCTCCACCAGGCGTTCGTGCCGGGGCGCTCGACGTCGTTCGACGACTGGGTCGCGGACGTGAGCGGCGCGTCGGCGGCCGTGCTCGTGCTCGCGGCGATCGCGCGCGTCCTGACCCGTTCGGCGCGCGCAGTATAA
- a CDS encoding DUF2085 domain-containing protein has protein sequence MTSWILAAAIAWPLLLGAALAGHVTVGPRPWSAVVYLAASRVCHQRPDRSFQVAGVRWPVCARCAGGYLGGMAIVPFALTLARRLRRRAVTVLAAACVPSALTIVAEWAGAPVSNELRAVAAIPAGAAIVVALVSALAGAGEAIG, from the coding sequence GTGACGAGCTGGATCCTGGCCGCGGCGATCGCGTGGCCGCTGCTGCTCGGCGCCGCGCTGGCCGGGCACGTCACGGTTGGCCCACGCCCATGGTCAGCCGTCGTCTACCTCGCAGCGTCGCGTGTTTGTCACCAGCGGCCGGACCGATCGTTCCAGGTGGCCGGCGTGCGATGGCCGGTGTGCGCGCGCTGTGCGGGCGGCTATCTGGGCGGCATGGCGATCGTGCCGTTCGCTTTGACGTTGGCGCGGCGGCTGCGCCGCCGCGCCGTGACGGTGCTGGCCGCGGCGTGCGTGCCGTCGGCGCTCACGATCGTGGCGGAGTGGGCGGGCGCTCCCGTGTCGAACGAGCTGCGCGCCGTCGCCGCGATCCCGGCCGGCGCGGCGATCGTCGTCGCGCTCGTGTCGGCGCTCGCCGGGGCGGGCGAAGCAATCGGATAG
- a CDS encoding carbohydrate kinase family protein yields MSFPGTFTDHLLPEHLTRVSLSFLVDSMDKRRGGCAPNIAYNLALLGERPSLMGTAGQDFGDYRQWLEAAGVDTSLVREVPGKFTASFFCSTDVRNNQIASFYTGAMAHAGELSFRTAGHADLVIISPNDPGAMTQYAEESRSMGLRFIFDPGQQCARMSGPELVDGLTGAHMLICNDYEFEILKEKTGLGETDVLERATTLVVTRGEHGSTVIGHGRRVDVPAVPPTQVVDPTGVGDAFRAGFMKGLVHQAPADVCARIGSVAATYTLEHLGGQSHAYTWDEFRARYEEHFGPLRLA; encoded by the coding sequence ATGTCCTTCCCCGGGACGTTCACGGATCACCTGTTGCCGGAGCATCTGACCAGGGTGAGCCTGAGCTTCCTCGTGGACTCGATGGACAAGCGCCGGGGCGGGTGCGCGCCGAACATCGCCTACAACCTCGCGCTGCTCGGCGAGCGGCCGTCGCTCATGGGCACGGCGGGCCAGGACTTCGGCGACTACCGGCAGTGGCTCGAGGCGGCCGGCGTCGACACGTCGCTCGTGCGGGAGGTGCCGGGCAAGTTCACGGCGTCGTTCTTCTGCAGCACCGACGTGCGCAACAACCAGATCGCGTCGTTCTACACCGGCGCGATGGCGCACGCCGGCGAGCTGTCGTTCCGCACGGCAGGGCACGCGGACCTCGTCATCATCTCGCCGAACGACCCTGGCGCGATGACGCAGTACGCCGAGGAGAGCCGGTCCATGGGCCTGCGGTTCATCTTCGACCCCGGGCAGCAGTGCGCGCGGATGTCCGGGCCCGAGCTCGTCGACGGGCTGACCGGTGCGCACATGCTCATCTGCAACGACTACGAGTTCGAGATCCTGAAAGAGAAGACCGGCCTCGGCGAGACCGACGTCCTCGAGCGCGCGACGACGCTGGTCGTGACGCGAGGGGAGCACGGCTCGACGGTCATCGGTCACGGCCGCCGCGTCGACGTGCCGGCCGTGCCGCCGACGCAGGTGGTGGATCCAACCGGCGTCGGAGATGCGTTCCGCGCCGGCTTCATGAAGGGGCTCGTGCACCAGGCGCCGGCCGACGTCTGCGCCCGGATCGGCAGCGTGGCGGCGACCTACACGCTCGAGCACCTCGGCGGCCAGAGCCACGCGTACACGTGGGACGAGTTCCGCGCGCGCTACGAGGAGCACTTCGGGCCGCTCCGGCTGGCCTGA
- the mtnP gene encoding S-methyl-5'-thioadenosine phosphorylase has protein sequence MSSTIGIGIIGGSGLYDMAELVDRDARVVTTPFGDPSGPYVTATLRGRRVAFLARHGGGHRLLPSEINYRANIYGFKTLGVEWILSASAVGSLRDDYRPQDLVVPDQFYDRTRGRASTFFGDGLVAHVAFAHPFCAPLSDVLHRAAVRAGGTVHRGGTYVCMEGPQFSTVAESNHYRASGFDIIGMTNLQEAKLAREAEICYTTLALVTDYDCWHPDHDAVTVDMIVANLTANAAMAQRVIANAVEALPIARQCECARALEAAIITRRDVIPAATKERLRPLVAKYLGA, from the coding sequence ATGTCCTCGACCATCGGCATCGGCATCATCGGCGGCAGCGGCCTGTACGACATGGCCGAGCTCGTGGACCGCGACGCGCGCGTCGTGACGACGCCGTTCGGCGATCCGTCCGGCCCCTACGTCACGGCCACGCTGCGCGGACGCCGCGTGGCATTCCTCGCCCGGCACGGCGGGGGGCACCGGCTGCTTCCATCGGAGATCAACTACCGCGCGAACATCTACGGGTTCAAGACGCTCGGCGTGGAGTGGATCCTGTCGGCGAGCGCGGTCGGCAGCCTGCGCGACGACTACCGGCCGCAGGATCTGGTCGTGCCCGACCAGTTCTACGACCGCACGCGCGGGCGCGCCAGCACGTTCTTCGGCGACGGGCTCGTGGCGCACGTGGCCTTCGCGCACCCGTTCTGCGCGCCGTTGAGCGACGTGCTCCACCGTGCGGCCGTGCGGGCCGGCGGCACCGTGCACCGCGGCGGCACCTACGTCTGCATGGAAGGGCCGCAGTTCTCGACCGTCGCCGAGTCGAACCACTACCGCGCGTCGGGCTTCGACATCATCGGGATGACGAACCTGCAGGAAGCGAAGCTCGCGCGCGAGGCGGAGATCTGCTACACGACGCTCGCGCTCGTCACCGACTACGACTGCTGGCATCCCGACCACGACGCGGTCACGGTCGACATGATCGTCGCGAACCTCACGGCGAACGCCGCGATGGCGCAGCGCGTGATCGCCAACGCCGTCGAGGCGCTGCCGATCGCGCGCCAGTGCGAGTGCGCGCGCGCGCTCGAGGCGGCGATCATCACCCGGCGCGACGTGATTCCGGCCGCGACGAAGGAGAGGCTGCGGCCGCTCGTCGCCAAGTACCTGGGAGCGTAA
- a CDS encoding MBL fold metallo-hydrolase: MTIGELDVVSLSDGTFRLDGGAMFGVIPKTLWERRAPPDARNRIPMSIRPLLVRTPTRNVLIDAGVGDKLGAKEIEIYAIDRTQHLTLSLAAAGLTVSDIDVVIATHLHFDHAGGFTQLVDGVLMPAFPKARYVIRRGEWDDATHPHERNRASYLSENYVPLLEAGLVDFVDHDGDVLPGISVWRTGGHTMHHQIVRLESGGETAIFAADLLPTAAHVDDAWIMGYDLYPVDTLHFKKRFVAEAAAREYVIFFEHDPVLTAGRITIEHGRKRVDPL, encoded by the coding sequence ATGACGATCGGTGAGCTCGACGTGGTCTCGCTGTCCGACGGCACCTTCCGCCTCGACGGCGGCGCGATGTTCGGTGTCATCCCGAAGACGCTCTGGGAGCGGCGGGCGCCCCCCGACGCGCGCAACCGGATCCCGATGTCGATCCGGCCGCTGCTCGTCCGCACGCCCACCCGCAACGTCCTCATCGACGCCGGCGTCGGCGACAAGCTCGGCGCGAAGGAAATCGAGATCTACGCGATCGATCGCACGCAGCACTTGACGCTCTCGCTCGCCGCCGCGGGGCTGACGGTGAGCGACATCGACGTCGTGATCGCGACGCACCTCCACTTCGATCACGCCGGCGGGTTCACGCAACTGGTGGACGGCGTGCTGATGCCGGCGTTCCCCAAGGCGCGGTACGTCATCCGCCGCGGCGAGTGGGACGACGCGACGCACCCGCACGAGCGGAACCGGGCGAGCTACCTGTCGGAGAACTACGTGCCGCTGCTCGAAGCTGGCCTCGTCGACTTCGTCGACCACGACGGCGACGTGCTGCCGGGCATCAGCGTGTGGCGCACGGGCGGGCACACGATGCACCATCAGATCGTCCGCCTCGAGTCGGGCGGGGAGACGGCCATCTTCGCCGCGGACCTTCTGCCCACGGCCGCGCACGTCGACGACGCCTGGATCATGGGGTACGACCTCTATCCGGTCGACACCCTGCACTTCAAGAAACGGTTCGTGGCCGAGGCGGCCGCGCGCGAGTACGTTATCTTCTTCGAGCACGATCCCGTCCTGACGGCGGGTCGCATCACGATCGAGCACGGCAGGAAGCGGGTGGACCCGCTCTGA
- the meaB gene encoding methylmalonyl Co-A mutase-associated GTPase MeaB, protein MDAAMLDRLRARDPRAIARALTIVVDERPAARALRRTLTGAGGRATIVGITGPPGAGKSTLVDRLIAAYRSSNRTVGVLAVDPTSPLSGGALLGDRIRMQAHASDNGVFIRSLATRGDAGGLPATAADAALVLDAAGFDVILVETVGVGQDEVDVGRVADVTVVVLSPGAGDDIQALKAGLMEVADVFVVNKADLPGAEAAQAAVQASLSLGTAREDGWTPPIERTIATDGTGVPDLVEAIARYAEWSRTHGRPPAMRRARQAVEAAALRAMRAALDPALFEELARRVEAADLDPRDAADLWIRRAAPAPPAPVELDHVAVAVRDARDVIAFLDAVGVQTGEAEDVPDQAVRVRFAAAGAASIEIVEPAGNASPVDAFLRRRGPGLHHVAIRVADLSGCLRRLEAGGIRLIDRAPRRGAHGRDVAFVHPASAGGVLVELIGKEPAHDDR, encoded by the coding sequence GTGGACGCCGCGATGCTCGATCGGCTGCGTGCCCGCGATCCCCGCGCCATCGCCCGCGCGCTCACGATCGTCGTCGACGAGCGGCCGGCGGCTCGCGCGCTGCGGCGGACTCTCACCGGCGCGGGCGGCCGCGCGACGATCGTTGGCATCACGGGGCCGCCCGGGGCCGGCAAGAGCACGCTCGTCGATCGGCTGATCGCGGCGTACCGCTCGTCGAATCGGACGGTCGGCGTGCTCGCGGTGGATCCGACGAGCCCGTTATCAGGCGGCGCCCTGCTCGGCGACCGCATCCGCATGCAGGCGCACGCGTCCGACAACGGCGTGTTCATCCGCAGTTTGGCGACGCGCGGCGACGCCGGCGGCCTGCCGGCGACCGCCGCCGACGCCGCGTTGGTGCTCGATGCGGCGGGCTTCGACGTCATCCTCGTCGAGACCGTGGGCGTGGGCCAGGACGAGGTCGACGTCGGGCGCGTGGCGGACGTCACCGTGGTGGTGCTGTCGCCGGGCGCCGGCGACGACATCCAGGCGCTCAAAGCGGGCCTCATGGAAGTGGCCGACGTGTTCGTCGTCAACAAGGCGGACCTGCCAGGGGCGGAGGCCGCGCAGGCCGCGGTGCAGGCGTCCCTCTCGCTCGGCACGGCGCGCGAGGACGGGTGGACGCCGCCGATCGAGCGGACGATCGCGACCGACGGGACCGGCGTGCCGGATCTCGTCGAGGCGATCGCCCGCTATGCCGAATGGTCGCGGACGCACGGCCGTCCGCCAGCGATGCGCCGCGCGCGGCAGGCCGTGGAGGCCGCCGCCTTGCGAGCGATGCGTGCGGCGCTCGACCCGGCGCTCTTCGAGGAGCTTGCGCGGCGCGTCGAGGCGGCGGATCTGGATCCGCGCGATGCGGCCGACCTGTGGATCCGCCGCGCCGCTCCGGCGCCGCCGGCGCCGGTCGAGCTGGACCACGTCGCGGTCGCGGTGCGCGATGCTCGCGACGTGATCGCGTTCCTCGACGCCGTCGGCGTCCAGACCGGCGAGGCCGAGGACGTGCCCGACCAGGCCGTGCGGGTGCGCTTCGCCGCCGCAGGCGCGGCGTCGATCGAAATCGTGGAGCCGGCCGGGAACGCGTCTCCCGTCGACGCGTTCCTGCGCCGGCGCGGGCCGGGCCTGCACCACGTGGCGATCCGCGTGGCCGATCTGTCGGGTTGTTTGCGGCGGCTCGAGGCCGGCGGTATTCGCCTGATCGACCGGGCGCCGCGTCGCGGCGCGCACGGGCGCGACGTGGCATTCGTCCATCCCGCCAGCGCGGGCGGCGTGCTCGTCGAGCTCATCGGGAAGGAGCCGGCGCATGACGATCGGTGA
- a CDS encoding acyl-CoA dehydrogenase family protein: MDLRTSAEQDLLRQSVRAFVEAEIRPHVMAWDEAEAFPPELVPKLGAMGLLGMQVPPEDGGAGLSALDYCICLEEIARVDPSVALSVAAHNGLAVAHLSMFGSAAQKARWLPPLVRGDQLGAWALTEAGAGSDAAALRTSAARDAGGWRLTGTKQFITHGRIAGVLVVMAVTDPARGHHGISAFVLDRATPGLRAGRKERKLGMRASDTSEVILDDAEVPESAMLGLEGEGFIQTLRVLDAGRIGIAALAVGLAQGAYEAAREYATTRRQFGRPIAQFQAIRWKLADMATRLDAARLLTYRAAWLRDTHADRTTMASSIAKLYASEAAVRAAEECVQIHGGYGFVKDYPAEKLFRDVKLCTIGEGTSEIQRLVIARQLLGH; the protein is encoded by the coding sequence ATGGATCTTCGCACCTCGGCCGAGCAGGACCTGCTGCGCCAGTCGGTGCGCGCGTTCGTCGAAGCGGAGATCCGCCCGCACGTGATGGCGTGGGACGAGGCGGAAGCGTTTCCGCCCGAGCTGGTCCCGAAGCTCGGCGCGATGGGGCTGCTCGGCATGCAGGTGCCGCCGGAGGACGGAGGCGCCGGCCTGTCGGCGCTCGACTACTGCATCTGCCTCGAGGAGATCGCGCGCGTCGATCCCTCGGTGGCGCTGTCGGTCGCCGCGCACAACGGCCTGGCCGTCGCGCACCTGTCGATGTTCGGATCCGCCGCTCAGAAGGCGCGCTGGCTGCCGCCGCTCGTGCGCGGCGATCAGCTCGGCGCCTGGGCGCTCACCGAGGCGGGGGCGGGCAGCGACGCGGCCGCCCTGCGCACGTCCGCGGCGCGCGATGCCGGCGGGTGGCGCCTGACGGGCACGAAACAGTTCATCACCCACGGCCGCATCGCCGGCGTGCTCGTCGTCATGGCCGTCACCGATCCGGCGCGCGGGCACCACGGCATCTCGGCGTTCGTGCTGGACCGCGCCACGCCGGGCCTGCGCGCGGGACGCAAGGAGCGCAAGCTGGGCATGCGCGCGAGCGACACGAGCGAGGTGATCCTCGACGACGCCGAGGTGCCGGAATCGGCGATGCTCGGCCTGGAAGGCGAGGGCTTCATCCAGACGCTGCGCGTGCTCGACGCGGGGCGCATCGGCATCGCGGCGCTGGCCGTGGGCCTCGCGCAGGGCGCGTACGAGGCCGCGCGCGAGTACGCCACGACGCGGCGGCAGTTCGGCCGGCCGATCGCCCAGTTCCAGGCGATCCGATGGAAGCTGGCCGACATGGCGACGCGGCTCGACGCCGCCCGCCTCCTGACCTACCGCGCGGCGTGGCTCCGCGACACGCACGCGGATCGCACGACGATGGCGTCGTCGATCGCGAAGCTGTACGCGAGCGAGGCCGCGGTGCGCGCCGCCGAGGAGTGCGTGCAGATCCACGGCGGCTACGGCTTCGTGAAAGACTACCCGGCCGAGAAGCTCTTCCGTGACGTCAAGCTCTGCACGATCGGCGAGGGCACGAGCGAGATCCAGCGGCTCGTCATCGCGCGCCAGCTCCTCGGGCACTGA
- the hemW gene encoding radical SAM family heme chaperone HemW, which translates to MPLVSGSLLGLYLHIPFCQAICSYCNFARGLQDAPLMRRYVAALAREIAAAGDGRPADTIFFGGGTPSLLEPAEVRRLVDACRRGFQLTPGAEVTLEANPESVTAARVSGWLDAGVTRLSVGVQSFDDDELRRLGRVHSAARAAEALETARRGGVDNVSLDLMLWLPGQSRASWLRTVEAAIGAAPDHVSLYLLELYPNAPLKEAMARALHAPGANTEARTAWAQAADDEAADMYLDGLARLDDAGYEQYEISNVAKPGRESRHNLKYWQSGAWRGFGCAAHSTMDGRRWRNVTAAAEYVDRIDAGRSPAVDVQALDQPGRVEEALFMGLRLSAGIDVGSFAARFGVDPWMRHRASLAPYVEDGLIWQEGRRFGLTRRGMLVANEILVTFV; encoded by the coding sequence TTGCCGCTCGTCAGCGGATCATTGCTGGGTCTCTATCTCCACATCCCGTTCTGCCAGGCCATCTGCAGCTACTGCAACTTCGCCCGCGGCTTGCAGGACGCGCCGCTGATGCGCCGGTACGTCGCCGCGCTTGCGCGCGAGATCGCCGCCGCCGGCGATGGGCGGCCGGCCGACACGATCTTCTTCGGCGGCGGTACGCCGTCGCTGCTCGAGCCCGCCGAGGTGCGCCGGCTCGTCGACGCGTGTCGCCGCGGCTTCCAGCTCACGCCGGGCGCCGAGGTCACGCTCGAGGCGAACCCGGAGAGCGTCACCGCCGCACGCGTCAGCGGCTGGCTCGACGCCGGCGTCACGCGCCTGAGCGTCGGCGTCCAGTCGTTCGACGACGACGAGCTCCGGCGGCTCGGCCGCGTGCACTCGGCCGCGCGGGCGGCGGAGGCACTGGAGACCGCGCGTCGCGGCGGCGTCGACAACGTCAGCCTCGACCTGATGCTCTGGCTGCCCGGGCAGTCGCGGGCCTCGTGGCTGCGCACCGTCGAGGCGGCGATCGGTGCCGCGCCCGATCACGTGTCGCTGTACCTGCTGGAGCTGTACCCCAACGCGCCGCTGAAAGAGGCGATGGCGCGGGCGCTCCACGCGCCGGGCGCAAACACGGAGGCTCGAACGGCTTGGGCGCAGGCCGCCGACGACGAGGCGGCCGACATGTACCTCGACGGGCTGGCGCGCCTCGACGACGCCGGCTACGAACAGTACGAGATCTCGAACGTCGCGAAGCCGGGACGCGAGAGCCGGCACAACCTCAAGTACTGGCAGAGCGGCGCCTGGCGCGGGTTCGGGTGCGCCGCGCATTCGACCATGGACGGCCGGCGCTGGCGCAACGTGACGGCCGCGGCCGAGTACGTCGATCGGATCGACGCAGGCCGGTCGCCGGCCGTGGACGTGCAGGCGCTCGATCAGCCGGGGCGCGTCGAGGAAGCGCTCTTCATGGGCTTGCGGCTGTCGGCCGGCATCGACGTCGGGTCGTTCGCTGCGCGCTTCGGAGTCGATCCCTGGATGCGCCATCGCGCATCGCTCGCGCCGTACGTCGAGGACGGGCTGATCTGGCAGGAGGGACGGCGATTCGGCCTGACGCGCCGGGGCATGCTCGTCGCCAACGAGATCCTCGTGACTTTTGTCTGA
- a CDS encoding ATP-binding protein has translation MACAHCDGTGWRPVDRPDGRRRVERCACWHDAQAARQLEAARIPPRYARCDLDRFILYPNEQLVSAVARAKRFADAFPAVAKGLCLIGPPGIGKTHIAVAVLRRVVLEHRARGLFYDVRDLLRVIRSTYNPVVRTAEMDVLRPVMDAELLVLDDLGAEKPSEWVEETVNLIVNTRYNERRPTIFTTNYEDVPDETDVNSLKARVGFRLHSRLHEMCEFLEYDGGDFRMLPSNGGPDDLMTLWKQQQRGRRGLPARTYRPARAELRDDRGRDPRELRWPGGKAGTR, from the coding sequence ATGGCGTGCGCACACTGTGACGGCACCGGCTGGCGTCCGGTCGATCGGCCGGACGGTCGCCGCCGCGTCGAGCGCTGCGCCTGCTGGCACGACGCGCAGGCCGCGCGCCAGCTCGAGGCCGCGCGCATTCCGCCGCGCTACGCGCGCTGCGATCTCGATCGGTTCATCCTCTATCCCAACGAACAGCTCGTCTCCGCCGTCGCCCGCGCGAAGCGGTTCGCCGATGCCTTTCCGGCCGTCGCCAAGGGGCTGTGCCTCATCGGGCCGCCCGGCATCGGCAAGACGCACATCGCCGTCGCCGTGCTGCGCCGCGTCGTGCTCGAGCACCGCGCCCGCGGCCTGTTCTACGACGTGCGCGATCTGCTGCGCGTCATCCGCTCCACGTACAACCCCGTCGTCCGCACGGCCGAGATGGACGTGCTGCGGCCCGTGATGGACGCGGAGCTGCTCGTGCTGGACGATCTCGGCGCCGAGAAACCGTCGGAGTGGGTCGAGGAGACCGTCAACCTGATCGTCAACACCCGTTACAACGAGCGGCGGCCCACGATCTTCACGACCAACTACGAGGACGTGCCCGACGAGACGGACGTCAACTCGCTCAAGGCGCGCGTCGGCTTCCGGCTGCACTCGCGCCTGCACGAGATGTGCGAGTTCCTGGAGTACGACGGCGGCGACTTCCGGATGCTGCCCTCGAATGGCGGCCCGGACGACCTGATGACGCTCTGGAAGCAGCAGCAGCGCGGCCGTCGCGGCCTGCCGGCGCGGACCTATCGCCCCGCTCGCGCCGAGCTGCGCGACGATCGCGGCCGCGATCCGCGCGAGCTGCGCTGGCCGGGCGGCAAGGCCGGCACCCGATAA
- a CDS encoding helix-turn-helix transcriptional regulator, producing the protein MANKRGTGRGYYMISAVAAKYNIHPQTLRLYEREGLLKPSRTEGNTRLYSDEDLQELETILALTRDLGVNLAGVEIILNMRRKMERMQREVNEFMQYVKGELARGLGDWEQRLNTALVPTSASDLGAAVEPPADANASTR; encoded by the coding sequence ATGGCGAACAAACGCGGAACGGGTCGCGGCTACTACATGATCAGCGCCGTGGCCGCCAAGTACAACATCCACCCGCAGACGCTCCGGCTGTACGAGCGCGAGGGGCTTCTGAAGCCGTCGCGCACGGAGGGGAACACGCGGCTCTATTCGGACGAGGACCTGCAGGAGCTCGAGACGATCCTCGCGCTGACGCGCGACCTGGGCGTGAACCTGGCGGGCGTCGAGATCATCCTGAACATGCGGCGGAAGATGGAGCGGATGCAGCGCGAGGTCAACGAGTTCATGCAGTACGTGAAGGGTGAGCTCGCGCGCGGCCTCGGTGACTGGGAGCAGCGGCTGAACACCGCGCTCGTGCCGACGTCGGCGTCGGACCTCGGCGCGGCCGTCGAGCCGCCGGCCGACGCGAACGCGTCGACGCGATAG
- a CDS encoding J domain-containing protein, with translation MDLYGVLGVARTASAAEVERAYRRLARRYHPGVNPGDRVSAEMYRQIQHAYDVLGDAGRRREYDGGGRLAPEPAPAAATVRLEGFDFTAVAEGSRAATFSELFADVFQDAAREAVAPSRGADLELPLRVSFEEAARGGAVPLSVTRQERCAACAGHGQVRRPPAPCRECGGTGVRRWARGHLVFTKPCDGCAGQGRMLWDQCRACHGLGTVPRTEVVTIAVPAGLESGARIAVPGRGHAGARGGPTGDLYVTVDVADHPVFRRAGRDLHVTVPVAVHEAALGARVEVPTLDGVARLHIPPGTPGGRRLRLRGQGIGTADGDRGDLVVDVQIVLPPDLDEDSKALLEEFGRRNDVDVRRHLFSRP, from the coding sequence ATGGATCTCTACGGCGTCCTCGGCGTTGCGCGGACGGCGTCGGCCGCGGAAGTCGAGCGGGCCTATCGACGGCTCGCCAGGCGCTATCACCCGGGCGTGAACCCGGGTGATCGCGTGTCCGCGGAGATGTACCGGCAGATCCAGCACGCGTACGACGTGCTCGGCGACGCCGGCCGGCGCCGCGAGTACGACGGCGGCGGCCGGCTGGCGCCGGAGCCGGCGCCCGCCGCCGCGACCGTCCGCCTCGAGGGCTTCGACTTCACCGCCGTGGCCGAAGGGTCGCGCGCGGCCACGTTCTCGGAGCTGTTCGCCGACGTCTTCCAGGACGCGGCGCGCGAGGCGGTGGCGCCCTCGCGCGGCGCCGACCTCGAGCTGCCGCTGCGCGTGTCGTTCGAGGAGGCCGCGCGCGGCGGCGCCGTGCCGTTGTCGGTGACGAGGCAGGAGCGCTGCGCCGCGTGCGCCGGGCACGGCCAGGTGCGGCGGCCGCCGGCGCCGTGCCGCGAGTGCGGCGGCACGGGCGTGCGGCGCTGGGCGCGCGGACACCTCGTGTTCACCAAGCCGTGCGACGGCTGCGCGGGCCAGGGACGGATGCTGTGGGATCAGTGCCGGGCGTGCCACGGCCTCGGCACGGTGCCGCGCACCGAGGTCGTCACCATCGCCGTGCCGGCGGGCCTCGAGAGCGGTGCGCGCATCGCGGTGCCGGGTCGCGGGCACGCCGGCGCGCGCGGCGGGCCGACTGGCGACCTCTACGTCACGGTCGACGTCGCCGACCATCCGGTCTTTCGCCGCGCGGGACGCGACCTGCACGTCACCGTGCCGGTCGCGGTCCACGAGGCGGCGCTCGGCGCGCGCGTCGAGGTGCCGACGCTCGACGGCGTCGCGCGGCTGCACATCCCGCCCGGGACGCCCGGCGGACGCCGCCTGCGCCTCCGTGGGCAGGGCATCGGCACCGCGGACGGCGATCGAGGAGACCTCGTGGTCGACGTGCAGATCGTGTTGCCGCCGGATCTCGACGAGGACTCGAAGGCGCTGCTCGAGGAGTTCGGGCGGCGCAACGACGTGGACGTGAGACGTCACCTCTTCAGCCGGCCGTGA